In one window of Pseudorasbora parva isolate DD20220531a chromosome 7, ASM2467924v1, whole genome shotgun sequence DNA:
- the LOC137083477 gene encoding ictacalcin-like, protein MSDIQNGMALLITAFHKYSGKGKDKTALGKRELKDLLTAELGDMFAETKDQAALDKIFKDLDVNADGVVDFQEYITLIALVTMLCNDKVY, encoded by the exons ATGTCAG ATATTCAGAATGGAATGGCTCTCCTGATTACAGCCTTTCACAAATACTCAGGAAAGGGAAAAGACAAGACGGCCCTGGGCAAAAGAGAGCTCAAGGACCTGCTCACCGCAGAGCTAGGAGACATGTTTGCA GAAACCAAAGACCAGGCAGCTCTGGATAAGATATTTAAGGATCTGGATGTAAATGCTGATGGCGTTGTGGACTTCCAGGAGTATATCACCCTGATCGCCTTAGTCACTATGCTTTGCAATGACAAAGTTTACTAA